The following proteins are encoded in a genomic region of Stegostoma tigrinum isolate sSteTig4 chromosome 10, sSteTig4.hap1, whole genome shotgun sequence:
- the batf gene encoding basic leucine zipper transcriptional factor ATF-like — MAHDSDSSDSSYSRYQPNNGKQENFEETKKVLRREKNRLAAQKSRQRQTLKADTLHQESEYLEKENAALRKEIKQLNEELKYFSSVLKSHEGLCSMMVSPSDELVYQSHSFQQTHSNTSARLHL, encoded by the exons ATGGCTCACGATTCTGACAGCAGTGACAGCAGCTACAGCAGGTACCAGCCTAACAATGGCAAACAG GAAAACTTTGAAGAAACAAAGAAGGTCTTGCGAAGGGAGAAGAATCGTCTTGCTGCTCAGAAGAGTAGGCAGAGACAGACCCTGAAAGCAGATACACTACACCAG gAAAGCGAATATTTAGAGAAAGAAAACGCTGCCCTAAGGAAGGAGATTAAACAGCTGAATGAAGAGCTGAAATATTTCAGCAGTGTGTTGAAAAGTCATGAGGGCCTGTGTTCAATGATGGTGTCCCCAAGTGATGAGCTGGTTTATCAGAGTCACTCTTTTCAGCAGACGCACAGCAACACTTCAGCGCGGCTTCACCTGTGA